One Nitrospira sp. DNA window includes the following coding sequences:
- a CDS encoding Succinyl-CoA ligase [ADP-forming] beta chain produces MNVHEFQAKSLFAQFGVPVPRGKEITSPEAATEWAAQLNTPVFVVKAQIHAGGRGKAGGVKITKDKAAVAGIAKELIGKTLVTHQTGPKGRKVHRLLMEEGANIAKELYLSILVDRDTGWPTFIASTEGGMEIEEVAEKTPEKIIKEAIDPAVGFQSHNGRNVAFALGLQNMEPAVINPFVQMLGNLYRLFMEKNAALVEINPLIITKEKTLVALDGKVSFDDNGIFKHDDVQKMRDLNEEDPLEIEATANNLNYVKLDGNIGCMVNGAGLAMATMDVIKLAGSEPANFLDVGGGATKETVAAGFRILLKDPNVKGIFINIFGGIVRCERIAHGVIEAAKEVKINVPLVVRLQGTNAEEGRSLLQQSGLKLDVADDLWEAAQKIVKMTGKAA; encoded by the coding sequence ATGAACGTTCATGAGTTTCAGGCCAAGTCGTTGTTCGCGCAGTTCGGAGTGCCGGTGCCGCGAGGGAAGGAAATCACTTCTCCCGAGGCGGCGACGGAGTGGGCGGCTCAGTTGAATACGCCGGTCTTCGTCGTCAAGGCGCAGATCCACGCCGGCGGTCGAGGGAAAGCCGGCGGGGTCAAGATTACCAAGGACAAGGCGGCCGTCGCCGGCATCGCCAAAGAATTGATCGGCAAGACGCTGGTGACGCATCAGACCGGACCGAAAGGCCGCAAGGTGCATCGCCTGCTGATGGAAGAAGGCGCGAACATCGCCAAAGAGTTGTACCTTTCCATTTTGGTGGACCGCGACACCGGTTGGCCGACGTTTATCGCCAGCACCGAAGGCGGCATGGAAATCGAAGAGGTGGCGGAGAAGACGCCGGAGAAGATCATCAAGGAAGCGATCGATCCTGCCGTCGGATTCCAAAGTCACAATGGGCGCAATGTGGCCTTCGCCTTGGGGTTGCAGAACATGGAGCCGGCCGTCATCAATCCCTTCGTGCAGATGCTCGGCAATCTCTATCGGCTGTTCATGGAGAAAAATGCCGCGCTCGTCGAAATCAATCCGCTGATCATCACCAAGGAAAAGACGTTGGTGGCCCTGGACGGCAAGGTCTCGTTCGACGACAACGGGATCTTTAAACATGACGATGTGCAGAAGATGCGGGACCTCAATGAAGAGGACCCGCTGGAGATCGAAGCCACGGCCAACAACCTGAATTACGTCAAGCTGGACGGTAACATCGGCTGCATGGTGAACGGCGCGGGCCTGGCGATGGCCACCATGGACGTCATCAAGCTGGCGGGAAGCGAACCGGCCAACTTCTTGGACGTGGGCGGCGGCGCCACGAAGGAGACGGTGGCGGCCGGTTTCCGGATTCTGCTGAAGGACCCGAACGTCAAGGGGATTTTCATCAATATCTTCGGCGGCATCGTCCGGTGCGAACGGATCGCGCACGGAGTCATTGAAGCGGCCAAGGAAGTGAAGATCAACGTGCCGCTGGTGGTCCGACTTCAAGGGACCAATGCGGAAGAAGGCCGCTCGCTCCTCCAACAATCGGGCTTGAAGCTGGACGTGGCCGACGATTTGTGGGAAGCGGCGCAGAAGATTGTGAAGATGACCGGGAAGGCGGCGTAA
- a CDS encoding Succinyl-CoA ligase [ADP-forming] alpha chain, translating into MSILVNKNTRVVVQGITGKEGSFHATQCKAYGTKMVAGVTPGKAGQEVEGIPVFNTVVEAVKKTECDTSLIFVPPPFAGDAILEAADAGIKLIICITEGIPVNDMVKVKRALRGKDVRLIGPNCPGVITVDEAKIGIMPGFIHKRGVVGVVSRSGTLTYEAVHQLSTLGLGETTCVGIGGDPVNGTGFVDVLPLFEKDPETQAVVMIGEIGGDAEEKAAEYIKKHVKKPVISFIAGITAPPGRRMGHAGAIISGGKGTATEKMKALEAAGVRVVKNPAEIGHAVKAALGR; encoded by the coding sequence GTGAGTATTCTCGTCAATAAAAACACACGGGTGGTGGTGCAGGGCATCACGGGGAAAGAGGGTTCGTTCCACGCGACGCAATGCAAGGCCTACGGCACGAAGATGGTGGCAGGGGTCACGCCGGGGAAGGCCGGGCAGGAGGTCGAAGGCATTCCCGTGTTCAACACAGTGGTCGAGGCCGTCAAGAAAACGGAATGCGACACGTCGCTGATTTTTGTGCCGCCTCCGTTCGCCGGCGATGCGATCCTCGAGGCCGCCGATGCCGGCATCAAGCTCATCATCTGCATCACCGAAGGCATTCCCGTCAACGACATGGTCAAGGTCAAGCGCGCGCTTCGCGGGAAAGATGTTCGCCTGATCGGCCCGAACTGTCCCGGAGTCATTACCGTCGATGAAGCCAAGATCGGCATCATGCCCGGTTTCATCCACAAGCGCGGCGTCGTCGGCGTGGTCTCACGCAGCGGCACCTTGACGTATGAGGCGGTTCACCAACTTTCGACGCTTGGGTTGGGGGAAACGACCTGCGTCGGCATCGGCGGCGATCCGGTCAACGGTACCGGGTTCGTCGATGTCTTGCCGCTGTTCGAAAAGGATCCTGAAACTCAGGCCGTCGTCATGATCGGCGAAATCGGCGGTGATGCCGAAGAGAAGGCCGCTGAGTACATCAAGAAACACGTCAAGAAACCGGTCATCAGCTTCATTGCCGGCATCACGGCGCCTCCTGGTCGCCGGATGGGCCACGCCGGTGCCATCATTTCCGGCGGCAAGGGCACCGCGACCGAAAAGATGAAGGCCCTCGAAGCGGCCGGAGTGCGGGTGGTGAAGAATCCCGCCGAGATCGGCCATGCAGTGAAGGCGGCGCTCGGCCGCTGA
- a CDS encoding Radical SAM domain protein: MLVFLIHVRDPQFYALPAKTRAKNGRIRVMGFPPIGIMSLSSVLKRAGHECVMFDQANPETPNDFIIEQINRRKPALVGMSFLSTTSYPYAKVLARQIRATDSTVKLAFGGVFASLNAGLVKLQCPEVDFVCRGDGEQLLLDLLDRIDDPEEVGGVTWAKDGQVINNPNRTMERHLDQWPFPDRESLELDFVESMPLDVPAVLSMERFTTMQTSRGCPWPCVFCDIPIFNEGKWRARTAQHVVEELKYLEANGYGSVYFVDDHFLLQPKRIDAICTGIIGANLSIQWGIEGRVDSVAQHLFPAMAKAHCRTVMFGIESGSQKILDRLQKEQTLAEVETAVNNAKKAGVEIVHGFFTVGNPDETVEDMQKTFDFASKLPLDTFGFNRLCVYRGTPLWQEYLKRGLVSDATDWYKYFKCSEIDPTCLSGAVINQVRQEGLKKLFLYKLTRYPVQTFKLLRRFLRYMPFRDVAYLIIKPFLGQKKGATKAEVFSRAVEHAELKDAAAQLTQLGDELLHSVLKESKAERRRIQQEAEGSRELPMVNVR, from the coding sequence ATGCTCGTGTTCCTCATCCATGTGCGTGATCCCCAGTTTTACGCCCTTCCTGCAAAGACCCGCGCCAAGAATGGACGCATCAGGGTGATGGGCTTCCCGCCCATCGGCATCATGTCCCTGTCGTCCGTGCTCAAACGGGCGGGGCACGAATGCGTGATGTTCGACCAGGCCAATCCGGAGACCCCCAACGATTTCATTATCGAACAGATCAACCGGCGGAAGCCGGCGCTGGTCGGGATGAGTTTTCTCAGCACCACCAGTTATCCCTATGCCAAGGTCTTGGCTCGCCAGATTCGGGCGACCGACAGCACCGTGAAGCTGGCCTTCGGCGGAGTGTTCGCCAGTCTCAATGCCGGGCTCGTCAAACTGCAATGTCCGGAAGTTGATTTCGTCTGCCGGGGGGATGGCGAGCAACTGTTGCTGGATTTGCTCGATCGCATCGACGATCCGGAGGAGGTGGGCGGTGTGACTTGGGCGAAAGACGGCCAGGTGATCAACAATCCCAACCGAACCATGGAGCGTCATCTGGATCAGTGGCCCTTCCCGGATCGGGAAAGTTTGGAGTTGGACTTCGTCGAATCCATGCCCCTGGATGTCCCGGCCGTCTTGTCCATGGAGCGGTTTACGACCATGCAGACGTCTCGCGGGTGCCCCTGGCCCTGCGTTTTTTGTGACATCCCGATCTTCAACGAAGGTAAGTGGCGGGCGCGCACGGCGCAGCATGTCGTCGAGGAACTCAAGTATCTTGAGGCCAACGGGTATGGATCCGTGTACTTCGTCGATGATCACTTTCTGTTGCAGCCGAAGCGGATCGATGCGATTTGCACCGGCATTATCGGCGCAAACCTCTCCATTCAATGGGGGATCGAAGGCCGGGTCGACTCAGTCGCGCAGCACCTCTTCCCCGCGATGGCCAAGGCCCATTGCAGGACGGTGATGTTCGGTATTGAAAGCGGAAGCCAGAAGATTCTGGATCGCCTTCAGAAGGAGCAGACCCTGGCAGAAGTCGAAACCGCCGTGAACAATGCCAAGAAGGCCGGGGTCGAAATCGTCCATGGCTTCTTCACCGTGGGTAATCCCGACGAAACCGTTGAGGACATGCAGAAGACGTTCGACTTCGCGTCGAAACTGCCGTTGGATACCTTCGGATTCAACCGACTCTGCGTCTATCGAGGCACGCCCCTGTGGCAGGAATATCTCAAACGCGGGCTGGTGAGCGACGCCACGGATTGGTACAAGTATTTCAAGTGTTCGGAGATCGATCCGACCTGTTTGTCGGGAGCGGTCATCAATCAGGTGCGGCAGGAAGGCCTGAAGAAACTCTTCCTCTACAAACTCACCCGCTATCCGGTCCAGACCTTCAAATTGCTGCGGCGTTTTCTGCGGTACATGCCCTTCCGGGATGTGGCTTACCTCATCATCAAACCGTTCTTGGGGCAGAAAAAGGGGGCGACCAAGGCCGAGGTGTTCTCGCGGGCGGTCGAGCATGCGGAGTTGAAAGACGCCGCTGCGCAACTGACCCAACTCGGCGATGAGTTATTGCACAGTGTGCTGAAAGAGTCGAAAGCGGAGCGGCGGCGCATTCAGCAGGAAGCAGAAGGCTCCCGCGAGCTTCCGATGGTCAATGTGCGGTAG
- a CDS encoding Adenosylhomocysteinase — translation MDYDVKDMGLADQGKLKIEWAEATMPVLRLIRKRFEREQPLQGIRVTACLHVTTETANLMKTLKAGGADVRLCASNPLSTQDDVAAALVHHESIPTFAIKGEDNKTYYRHIESAIAHKPHLSMDDGADVVSHLHSKRKELLRNVIGGTEETTTGVIRLRSMAEKKVLKFPVISVNDADTKHMFDNRYGTGQSTMDGIVRATNRLICGSKVVVAGYGWCGRGIAMRARGMGADVIVTEIDPLKGLEAVMDGFRVMPMGEAAPIGDFFVTVTGNLKVIRGEHFAAMKDGAIVCNSGHFNVELDIPALEKLSKKKLAVRSGVDQYTLKNGRRVSLLGEGRLVNLATAEGHPSSVMDMSFANQALGAEFIVKNYKKLEKKVYPVPADIDKEISRLKLAGMGVAIDKLTKEQVKYLASWEMGT, via the coding sequence GTGGATTACGATGTGAAAGACATGGGCTTAGCCGATCAGGGGAAACTGAAGATTGAATGGGCCGAGGCCACCATGCCGGTCCTGCGGCTCATTCGGAAGCGGTTTGAGCGAGAGCAACCGCTCCAGGGCATCCGCGTCACCGCCTGCCTGCACGTGACGACGGAAACCGCCAACCTCATGAAGACGCTCAAGGCCGGTGGAGCAGACGTCCGCCTCTGTGCCTCCAACCCCCTGAGTACGCAAGACGACGTGGCCGCAGCCCTGGTCCACCATGAAAGCATCCCGACCTTCGCCATCAAGGGCGAGGACAACAAGACCTACTACCGGCACATTGAATCGGCCATCGCCCACAAGCCGCACCTCTCCATGGACGACGGCGCCGATGTCGTCTCCCATCTGCACTCGAAACGCAAGGAACTGCTCCGCAACGTGATCGGCGGGACAGAGGAGACCACCACCGGCGTCATCAGGCTCCGCAGCATGGCCGAAAAGAAGGTGCTGAAGTTCCCGGTCATCTCGGTGAATGACGCCGACACCAAACACATGTTCGACAATCGTTACGGCACGGGCCAGAGCACGATGGACGGCATTGTTCGCGCCACGAATCGATTGATCTGCGGGTCCAAAGTCGTGGTCGCCGGCTATGGCTGGTGCGGGCGCGGTATCGCCATGCGGGCACGCGGCATGGGCGCCGATGTCATCGTGACCGAAATCGATCCCTTGAAGGGCCTGGAGGCCGTCATGGACGGGTTCCGCGTCATGCCGATGGGTGAAGCCGCACCGATCGGCGACTTCTTCGTGACCGTCACCGGCAACCTGAAGGTCATCCGTGGCGAACACTTTGCCGCAATGAAAGACGGCGCAATCGTCTGCAACAGCGGCCACTTCAACGTCGAGCTGGACATTCCCGCGTTGGAGAAACTCAGCAAGAAGAAACTGGCGGTGCGTTCAGGCGTAGATCAGTACACCCTCAAGAACGGCCGCCGTGTCAGCCTCTTGGGCGAAGGTCGGCTGGTAAACCTGGCCACCGCCGAAGGCCATCCCTCCAGCGTCATGGACATGAGCTTCGCCAACCAGGCCCTGGGTGCGGAATTCATCGTGAAGAACTATAAAAAGCTCGAAAAGAAGGTCTATCCGGTTCCTGCCGACATCGATAAAGAAATCTCGCGCCTCAAGCTGGCCGGCATGGGCGTGGCCATCGACAAGCTCACCAAGGAGCAGGTGAAGTACTTGGCCTCGTGGGAGATGGGGACATAG
- a CDS encoding S-adenosylmethionine synthetase, producing the protein MRHNYLFTSESVTEGHPDKIADQISDGILDAIIAQDKHSRVACETILTTGIAFVAGEISTKAYVEIPDIIREVIKDVGYTDASWGFDSNTCSVLTSIHQQSSDIAMGVDSGGAGDQGLMFGYATNETAELMPMPIVLAHRLTKRLAEVRKKKILKWVRPDGKSQVTVEYKDGKPFRIDTIVVSTQHSPDVTNKQIEKDLMEHVIRPSMPKGLYDPTSVKHHINPTGRFVVGGPMGDTGLTGRKIIVDTYGGHGSHGGGAFSGKDPSKVDRSASYMARYIAKNIVAAGLAAKCEVQLAYAIGVADPVSVLVDTKDTEKVAPEILDKLVRKHFPMTPRGIIDHLKLRRPIFKKTAAYGHFGRNEPEFTWEKIDKAKALRKDAGR; encoded by the coding sequence ATGAGACATAATTACCTGTTCACGTCTGAATCGGTCACTGAAGGGCACCCGGATAAGATCGCCGATCAAATTTCCGACGGAATCCTCGACGCCATCATTGCACAAGACAAGCATTCGCGGGTCGCCTGCGAGACCATTCTGACCACCGGTATCGCCTTCGTCGCGGGGGAAATCTCGACCAAGGCTTATGTGGAGATCCCCGATATCATCCGCGAGGTGATCAAGGATGTCGGCTATACGGATGCCTCCTGGGGGTTCGACTCCAACACCTGCTCGGTCCTGACCTCCATTCATCAACAGTCCAGCGATATCGCAATGGGCGTCGACTCGGGCGGCGCCGGCGACCAGGGACTCATGTTCGGATACGCCACGAATGAGACGGCGGAACTCATGCCGATGCCGATTGTGCTGGCCCACCGGCTGACCAAACGTTTGGCGGAGGTGCGCAAGAAGAAGATCCTCAAGTGGGTGCGGCCCGACGGCAAGTCCCAAGTAACGGTGGAATACAAAGACGGCAAACCCTTCCGCATCGACACCATCGTGGTGTCCACGCAACACAGTCCGGACGTGACCAACAAGCAGATCGAGAAGGATTTGATGGAGCACGTCATCAGGCCATCCATGCCGAAGGGGTTGTACGATCCGACGAGCGTCAAGCACCACATCAACCCGACCGGTCGATTCGTGGTCGGCGGCCCGATGGGCGATACCGGCCTCACCGGGCGCAAGATCATCGTCGATACCTACGGCGGCCACGGCAGCCACGGGGGCGGCGCCTTCTCCGGAAAAGATCCTTCCAAGGTCGACCGCTCAGCCTCCTACATGGCCCGCTACATCGCAAAAAATATCGTGGCGGCCGGTTTGGCCGCCAAATGCGAAGTACAGCTGGCCTATGCCATCGGAGTGGCCGATCCCGTGTCGGTGTTGGTCGATACGAAAGATACCGAGAAGGTGGCGCCTGAAATCCTGGACAAGTTGGTCCGAAAACATTTCCCGATGACGCCGCGCGGGATCATCGACCATCTGAAACTGCGCCGGCCCATCTTCAAGAAGACGGCCGCCTACGGACACTTCGGCCGGAACGAACCGGAATTCACCTGGGAAAAGATCGATAAGGCCAAGGCCCTGCGCAAAGACGCTGGCCGCTGA
- a CDS encoding Cytochrome c-type biogenesis protein CcsA/ResC: MMRSLFLFDMTFWLYLAALGLYVAYLFAKRPAMQLAAAGHPIDNIEERDGAWATQLGQVATLVTVFGWVLNTLALTTRAFERMQHSGTFAPWSNQFEAMAYVSWAIILGYVLLEFRYRIKAVGAFVVGIGFIAMGAASLLPYRYQTAEPLVPALNSYWIYIHVSVTLTSYAAFAMAGGLGLMYLFKERAVNRGSQSRFYAAFPDLETIDELGYKAIMLGFPLLAFGIILGAMWANYAWGGYWSWDPKETWSLIVWLIYGAYIHARMTRGWEGHKAAIYAIFGFLMVIFCFWGVNFLLSGLHAYA; the protein is encoded by the coding sequence ATGATGCGATCACTGTTTCTCTTCGATATGACGTTCTGGCTGTACTTGGCTGCGTTGGGATTGTATGTGGCCTATCTGTTTGCCAAACGTCCTGCCATGCAGCTGGCTGCCGCCGGCCATCCGATCGACAACATAGAAGAACGCGACGGCGCCTGGGCCACCCAATTGGGACAGGTCGCCACGCTGGTCACCGTCTTCGGGTGGGTGCTGAACACCCTGGCCTTGACGACGCGCGCGTTCGAGCGCATGCAGCATTCCGGTACCTTTGCGCCCTGGTCGAACCAGTTCGAAGCGATGGCCTACGTGTCCTGGGCGATTATCTTGGGGTACGTGCTCCTGGAATTCCGATACAGGATCAAGGCCGTGGGGGCCTTCGTGGTCGGCATCGGATTTATTGCCATGGGGGCGGCGTCCCTCCTGCCCTATCGGTACCAGACCGCCGAGCCGCTCGTGCCGGCTTTGAACAGCTACTGGATTTACATCCACGTGTCGGTCACCTTGACCAGCTATGCCGCATTCGCCATGGCGGGAGGGCTGGGCTTGATGTATCTGTTCAAAGAGCGGGCGGTGAATCGTGGAAGCCAGTCCCGGTTCTACGCCGCCTTTCCGGATCTCGAGACCATCGATGAACTCGGGTACAAGGCCATCATGTTGGGCTTTCCACTGCTGGCCTTCGGGATCATTCTCGGCGCGATGTGGGCCAACTATGCTTGGGGCGGCTACTGGAGTTGGGACCCGAAAGAAACCTGGTCGTTGATCGTGTGGTTGATCTACGGCGCCTATATCCATGCCCGCATGACGCGGGGATGGGAGGGACATAAGGCGGCGATCTATGCGATCTTTGGGTTTCTCATGGTGATTTTCTGTTTCTGGGGAGTGAATTTCCTGCTCTCCGGGTTGCACGCGTACGCCTAG
- a CDS encoding Thioredoxin-like, whose product MADQSIQSPVGTVARTGPSRTIVVLAAAAILGVMFLVVWLQSSKYEPLIVGKEAPDFQLPDLNDKQLRLSDYRGKVVFLNFWATWCKPCREEMPSMEVLYKNFEKDGLVILAVSIDRVTTKKEIPPFVKGLNLTFPVLVDSWGQTDKRYKLMGVPETYIIDQQGILREKVIGPRDWTRLDNLKVLTQLLKSSEKAARASSAQDVPAL is encoded by the coding sequence ATGGCTGATCAATCGATTCAGAGCCCCGTTGGTACGGTTGCACGGACCGGTCCGTCTCGAACGATCGTCGTGCTTGCCGCCGCCGCCATTCTCGGGGTGATGTTCCTCGTCGTCTGGCTGCAGAGTTCGAAGTACGAGCCGTTGATCGTGGGAAAGGAGGCGCCGGATTTTCAGTTGCCGGATTTGAACGACAAACAGCTGCGGCTTTCCGACTATCGCGGCAAGGTCGTCTTTTTGAATTTCTGGGCGACCTGGTGCAAGCCTTGCCGTGAGGAAATGCCGTCGATGGAGGTCCTGTATAAGAATTTCGAAAAGGACGGGTTGGTGATCCTCGCGGTCAGCATCGATCGGGTCACCACGAAGAAGGAAATTCCGCCGTTCGTCAAGGGGCTCAACCTCACCTTCCCCGTGTTGGTCGATTCCTGGGGCCAGACGGACAAGCGCTACAAGTTGATGGGGGTTCCCGAAACCTACATCATCGATCAGCAAGGCATCCTCCGCGAAAAGGTGATCGGGCCTCGTGATTGGACCAGGCTGGATAACCTCAAGGTGCTGACGCAACTCCTGAAGTCGAGTGAAAAGGCCGCGCGCGCATCCTCTGCGCAGGATGTTCCGGCGCTGTAA
- a CDS encoding alkyl hydroperoxide reductase/ Thiol specific antioxidant/ Mal allergen, protein MDRWSFFSMIGAAMMFGAFAVADAYGVDSLRTPSPLAVVERVPQVNEEAPNFLLKDSQGFNVTLDQFRGKVVLLNFWATWCGPCKIEMPAMERLYRSFSRKEFEILAVSTDAQGAAVTRPFQQETGFTFPVLHDADFRIGLRYGARTLPMTFLIDRNGIIRNRIPGARDWNTPEGKRLVESLLQGS, encoded by the coding sequence ATGGACCGCTGGTCGTTCTTCTCCATGATCGGTGCCGCCATGATGTTCGGGGCGTTCGCCGTTGCCGATGCCTACGGGGTCGATTCCCTGCGGACACCCTCTCCTCTCGCCGTTGTCGAGCGCGTTCCCCAGGTCAATGAGGAAGCGCCGAACTTCCTGCTCAAAGACTCCCAGGGGTTCAACGTCACGCTCGATCAGTTTCGTGGAAAGGTGGTCCTGCTGAATTTTTGGGCGACCTGGTGCGGCCCCTGCAAAATTGAGATGCCGGCGATGGAACGACTCTATCGATCGTTCAGCCGTAAGGAGTTTGAGATCCTGGCCGTCTCGACCGATGCCCAAGGCGCGGCCGTCACCCGTCCTTTTCAGCAGGAGACCGGCTTTACCTTTCCCGTGCTCCATGACGCCGATTTTCGCATCGGCCTCCGATATGGCGCGCGTACCCTTCCGATGACGTTTCTCATCGATCGCAACGGGATCATTCGCAACCGGATTCCCGGGGCCCGCGATTGGAATACGCCTGAGGGGAAACGACTGGTCGAATCGCTCTTGCAGGGGTCCTGA
- a CDS encoding cytochrome c-type biogenesis protein CcdA, which translates to MTESVQSISLVAAFSAGLLSFVSPCVLPLVPSYISYITGLSVEQLTDVSERSRFRKAIILNSLLFIAGFSTVFVAFGASASLLGQALITYQEHVRRIGGIVVILFGLYLLGILNLNFLKMEHRYQFRNRPAGFLGSFLIGIAFAAGWTPCVGPVLGTILLYASTTESLLSGVVLLTFYSLGLALPLFLTALGVDRFLSYFKEVRAYLWGVSTVSGVLLILVGVMIYANSLTMITSFLERYGIGWYLGQ; encoded by the coding sequence ATGACCGAATCGGTGCAGTCGATTTCATTGGTGGCGGCCTTTTCCGCAGGACTGTTGTCCTTCGTGTCTCCCTGTGTGTTGCCGTTGGTCCCGTCCTACATTTCCTACATCACCGGTCTCTCGGTCGAACAGCTTACCGATGTTTCGGAGCGGAGCCGGTTCCGGAAGGCGATCATCTTGAACTCGCTGCTGTTTATCGCCGGGTTCTCGACGGTCTTCGTCGCCTTCGGGGCCTCGGCCAGCCTGCTGGGCCAGGCCTTGATCACCTATCAGGAACATGTACGGCGGATCGGCGGGATCGTGGTGATCCTGTTCGGCCTGTATTTGCTCGGCATTTTGAATCTGAATTTCCTCAAAATGGAGCATCGGTACCAGTTTCGGAACAGGCCTGCAGGGTTTCTCGGGTCCTTCTTGATCGGCATTGCGTTCGCGGCTGGCTGGACTCCCTGTGTGGGACCGGTCCTGGGGACGATCCTTCTCTATGCCAGCACCACCGAATCATTGCTCAGCGGGGTGGTCCTGCTGACGTTCTATTCGTTGGGGTTGGCCCTGCCGTTGTTCTTGACGGCGCTGGGCGTGGATCGGTTCCTCAGCTACTTCAAGGAAGTGCGTGCGTATCTCTGGGGTGTATCGACCGTGAGCGGAGTGCTGCTCATCCTGGTGGGCGTGATGATCTATGCGAATTCGCTGACCATGATTACAAGTTTTCTCGAACGGTACGGGATCGGCTGGTACCTGGGGCAATAA
- a CDS encoding Geranylgeranyl reductase, protein MYLGSTNTIYDVVIVGMGPAGAAAAATLSRGGLAVLGLDKEAHPRYKVCGGGLSARVDQLLEPEFLSVVEHRVNGVQFVYCGQDPLLIESSQPIAYMVMRDRFDHYLVQQAVRAGSEIRNGEGVVGVRQGPDAVEITTEQGRYRAKIVIGADGANSVVARHLFPERSLYRAPALESEVFIGGDRHFPGPTTILVDVGAARNGYGWIFPKQERLSVGVGEFRRKSTGLRETFDRFVRGARGLTGWAVPRPVGHPIPAFSEGEDGRGERKDSQFVNGRALLVGDAGHLVDPLFGEGIYYAIRSGQLAARAILANALDHRLSLAEYQAALDRDILPDFRVTARIARVIYAFPRLGFKLLRRYQDVVQSYFEVLQGRITAERFMAEAKTRLRTSVNDLLLEALYLR, encoded by the coding sequence ATGTATCTTGGGTCGACAAACACAATCTACGATGTGGTGATCGTCGGAATGGGGCCGGCCGGGGCGGCCGCCGCGGCCACACTCAGCCGGGGCGGCTTGGCCGTGCTCGGGCTCGATAAGGAGGCGCATCCACGCTATAAGGTTTGTGGCGGGGGGCTGTCGGCCCGCGTCGACCAGCTCCTGGAGCCGGAGTTTCTCTCGGTCGTCGAGCATAGGGTGAACGGGGTGCAGTTCGTCTATTGTGGGCAAGATCCCCTGCTCATCGAATCGTCGCAACCCATCGCCTATATGGTCATGCGGGATCGCTTCGACCATTATCTTGTCCAGCAGGCGGTTCGTGCCGGGAGCGAGATCCGCAACGGCGAAGGGGTAGTCGGCGTCCGTCAAGGACCGGACGCCGTAGAGATTACGACCGAACAGGGCCGATATCGCGCGAAGATCGTCATCGGTGCAGACGGGGCCAATAGTGTGGTGGCGCGGCACCTCTTCCCCGAACGTTCCCTGTATCGCGCGCCGGCCTTGGAAAGCGAGGTCTTCATCGGGGGCGACCGGCACTTTCCCGGCCCCACGACGATTCTGGTGGATGTCGGTGCCGCCCGCAATGGATATGGGTGGATCTTCCCCAAGCAGGAGCGCCTGTCCGTGGGGGTCGGAGAGTTTCGCCGCAAATCCACCGGGCTGCGCGAGACGTTCGACCGCTTCGTACGCGGGGCTCGAGGGCTGACCGGATGGGCCGTGCCTCGCCCTGTGGGGCATCCGATTCCCGCCTTTTCGGAGGGCGAGGATGGGCGGGGCGAGCGGAAGGACAGTCAGTTCGTCAACGGCCGTGCGTTACTGGTCGGGGATGCGGGCCATTTGGTCGATCCGCTGTTCGGCGAGGGCATTTATTATGCGATCCGCTCGGGACAATTGGCTGCCCGTGCGATCCTCGCCAACGCCCTCGACCATCGGTTGTCGTTGGCGGAATATCAGGCGGCGCTGGATCGGGACATCCTGCCGGATTTCCGGGTCACCGCCCGCATTGCCCGGGTGATCTATGCCTTCCCCCGCCTGGGTTTCAAACTACTCCGCCGTTATCAGGACGTGGTCCAGTCCTACTTTGAAGTGCTGCAGGGTCGTATCACTGCCGAACGATTTATGGCCGAGGCCAAGACACGCCTCAGGACGTCGGTCAACGATCTGCTGCTCGAAGCGTTATACCTCCGGTAG